TATTATTGATGATGTTCAAAACTTTATTGAATGATATCCAATTATTGGTCATAATATTCAATTTGATATTTGATTTTTAGAAAGCCATTGAGTGAATGTTTCTAAAAATCCCAGCATTGATACATTTTTTTTGGCAAATTTTTTATGTTCTGATGAAAAATCACTAAATTTATGATATTTGTGTGAAGTTTTATGAATCGAACTTCAAAATGCTCACAGAGCATTGGATGATACACTCGCAACAGCTGAACTTTTTCGTAAATTAATAGCTAAGTTACAATCAAGTTCGTATGAGTATTGAGAATATCTTTATTATTTTTTGGACCAATGTGGAGAATCAGGAATAAAAATATTAAAAGATCTTTATTTGCAAAAGCCGGAATTCGTATTGAGTTCTGAAGAATTTGTGGAAAAATATATTAAAGATTTATCAAATAATATACACGACATTCAAGACATTTCTATGTCTAAAGTAAATGAAAACTTATCTGATTTTCTTGAGAAAATACCTAATTTTGAGCTCAGAGACTCACAAAAGTCTATGCTCGACACAGTGGACAAAACTCTTAGTAATGGGAAGAAATCTCTTATAGAGGCTCCAACGGGAATTTGAAAGACTTTTGCATACTTACTCCCGGCTCTTCAGTATTCTCTTAATTTTTGAGAACAAGTTCACGTATCTACAAGCACAAAAGCACTTCAAGATCAGATTTTTTATAAAGATTTAGCCTTTCTTAAAACACACTTTCCTCATGAATTTTCATATACAAAACTGAAATGAAAACGAAATTATTTATGAGTAAGTTCTCTTCTAGAGTTTATAGATCAACAATGAATTTTATCGAGTTCACATTGCTCGTTTTTACTCAAAATTGTATTATGGAGTATAAAAAGTGAATTTGGAGAACTGGATGAACTTGATTTTTACTGAGAAGAGTTTAGTCATATATCAGAAATTCATGCTTGAAATGGATTTATTTTAAGTGATTCTAACCCTTTTAAACTTCAGGAATTTGCTCACAGAGCGCGTTTGAGAGCTAAGTCAGCCAATATAATCATTACAAATAATCATATTTTATTTCAAGATATAGCTTCTGAGTGATCGCTTCTTGGATGAGTTCAAAATCTTATTATCGATGAAGCACATGTTCTGGAGGATGTTGTTACTAGTTCGCTTAAGAAAACTGTCAATTTTCAACTGATTCAGAAATCATTTCAAAAAATTGAGAAAAAAATACAGAAGTATAAGATTTCTGATTTAGAAATAGATGAAGTAAAGCAAAAAATCCTGTATGAGAGCGCTGAATTGTTTTCTTTTTTTGAATGAGAAATATTTTCAAAATTTAGTTCAGGAGCCCAGTACAAAATGTTGTTATTGAAACAAGATTTTTTTGATGCCCATAAGGATCTATCAGAACTTGCAAAAAAAATAATTTATTCTATTCAATGACTCATAAAAGAAATAAAAAGCTTAGATGAATCTATTTCTCAAAAATTATCTCAAGAGATGCAAGAGCTTCTTAATATCAAGGATATTTTTCAAACATTTTTTGAAAATAGAGATATGTCAGAATTTATATATTATATGAGTTATGATGACACTAGAGGCCTACAACTCCATACTACTGTATTGAAACCTGGAAATTTTTTAGAAGAGAAACTCTGGTCATCACTCAAAAGTGTTATTCTCACAAGTGCAACCTTGCAGTTGAGTGAAGATTTTTCATATATTCAATGAGTGTTATCGCTTGATGATTTTGATACATTTGTACTTCCCTCAGATTTTGATTATCATAAACAAGCCCTTGTTTATATACCTCAAGATTTAGGCAGTATTAAAAATAATTTACCTGAAATTATAGATTTTCTTGCTGATTTCTTTAGAGTTGTAAAAGGAAGAACCCTTATGTTGTGTACAGCTTTTTTTGTTATCAGAGAGATTTATACGAAGTATAAGATTATACTTGAACGTGAAAATATAAATTTATTAGCTCAATCTATCAGTGGTAGTAAGTATAAGCAAATAGACTTTTTTAAAAAGAATCCAGAAAACTCAATTCTTTTGGGAACAGATACCTTTTGGGAGTGAATCGATATTCCATGAGATGATTTAAAATATCTCCTCATTCATAAAATCCCCTTTAGTGTTCCAAGTGACCCTATTTTTCAAGCGAGAAGCCAATTATACAAGGATAGTTTCAGTGAATATGCTATTCCTAAGTCTATTTTGAAGTTGAAGCAGTGATTTTGAAGGCTGATTCGAACAAAAAGTGATACTTGAATTATAGTTTTTTTAGATGATAGAATTTATTCAACCAAGTGGTGAGAAAAATACTATCAAGCCTTCCCTAAGGATATCAAAATTCGATACTGATCCAGTCAAAAACTTATAGATTTATTAGATAAAAGTAAGTAATAACATTTTTTAAATAATGTAAAGAACTAAATTTTGTATCTTTAGGTAATTATATGCTAATATAGTGTATATTACTTCTTAGTTATACAAATGAGCCAAGAAAAACAAAATCAAATAGAATCTGAAAATATATTCGATGAATTTTCACAATCTGAAAATCTTATTGAAGAAGTGAAACATACAGACGAAAGTTTTAAAAAGGACAGTTTCTATTATCTTTCTATTATTACTAAGTCACTTATATTACTAAATATATTTGTCTTTTTTATGTTTGTATTGTGATTTTCTTATATATTTGTTCAAGAAAATACCTCAAATAAAGAGTATTCATATTTAAACCAAGTTTGCTGATTAATTGTATGAGAGGTACATAAAGATATTAATAGCTGCCGCAGTGTGAGTTCACTATTAATATCATATAAAAATGATGTAGAGACCTTAAAAATTGACCAATCAAAAACAATATTACCCCTTTTATGAGATGCATATGCCATTGAGAATTTCAATTTTTCAAAAAAAGTTCTCTTTTTGCTAGAGAAAACAGAAAAACGAACTCAGCCATTGGATATCTTAGCTGCATTTGATGCAATCAAACTTCAGTATGAACCAACTGATAAAGCTGAAATTAGCTGTACAAACATCCAAATATCAGCAGGTGATATAATGAGTCTGAGTTGTGAAGCTTATTCATCAGATTGGGATACAAAAATAGTAAGTTTAAATTCTGGAAATATTAGTCAATCAAAACGTTGATGAACTTCCATTTCTAGAGCTGCAAGTTTTATGAATTATATTGAAAATGCCAGTGATTCGCCATTTAGTATTATTGAAAAAACTGAGATATTAAATTCTCAAGAAGTAAATGAGCCACCTTATACACAGAAAACAAGTTTTCAGATACAATTACAATACAATAAAAAAGAATCAGTATTATTTTAAAAGAAATTATGAAACAAACACAAAGAATGCGAAACGCAGTCATACAGTGACTGATACTCAACAGTGTCATACTTATTATCTTTCTATGAGTGGGGGGCTTTATCCTTCTTCCTAGATTCATTGCAGTAGAATGAATGAAAAAAGATTTAAATATTACGGCTACCACGTATAAAAATTTTCAAAAAAAAGGTATATCTTTTACGGATTTGAAACAATCACTGCAAAGTGAGTCTCTGAAAAATGATTCTTTCTCTAAAAATTTAGTGAAAAATATTGATGAGAGCTTTTATAATAATGTATTTTCCAATACCTGATCTAGTGATTTTATATCATACCTTTGAGAGCTTAAAATAAAGCTCAATGACAAAAAAAATTCAAGTGATTATATTACCAAGGACAAACTCATTTCACAACTTATTCCAGTATATGCTAAGAATAAATCACAAGATGTTACCGAAGTCAATGATTTTGATTTTATTAACCATGTTGAAAATCTCATTTATAGCTTTAATATCGACTCACAATGAGAAATTTGAGTTTGAGAAATCCAACAATTAGAAACAAAAACGAGCAATACGAAGGAAAAAGAAAAAAATAATCTTGATGAAAATATTTATAAAATACCGCTTTCTTTAGATGTAACATGAAAAAAATCTGACGTTGCTAACTTTATCCATTATTTTGAAAAAGTTGCAGCAATTGAAATTAATGATGATTCCTTCAAAGTATATGATGATAATTTCATACAATCTTCTGTTTCTAGTAGTAATGGAGTAACAAAAAATAATATATATGAAAATCAAGTAGCTGATATATCTCTCATAGAATTTCCTGAATATCCAGATTCTTCAAATATTAAAAGCAATAATGACCTTATAACTCTCATGAAGACCTCACAATGAGAGCAGAGATACTCGGCACGAATCAATATAAATTTCTATGTTGCAGGTATCCCAAGTTATATTATGCAATCTAGCATAGTTTCACTAGGGGAGTCTTATAGTTCTCTTTCAAAAGATATTCTTCAAGCAAGTAAAAAATATTCTCTCCAGTCATCAAAATTTACTACCTGAGATAAAATCCAAGCCCTCAGTACTCTTAATTCTTTAAATCAACTTACAGAAGAGCTGAAAGACGAAGTTCAAGTACTTCAAAAGTCATTAAGTACCACAACAGATATGTATAAGGTATATGAAGAAGCTATAAATCTACAAACTAAGATTGATAAAATTAAAGCGAGTTACGAATCTACTATAGCAATACTTTCACTCAATAATTAATTATGAACTATTTAGAATCACTTGAAGAATTAAAAAACTTAGTGTACAAATGAGATAACGTCCAGAAAATTTGTGATCTCATTATTGCTACTTGAGTTTTATGAAATGCTTCTGATATACATGTTGAGCCATTAAGTTCTTATGTTCGGCTGAGGTACAGAATTGACTGAGAATTACGAGAGATTCTAGAATATCAGTCGTTTCTTCATACCTGAATCATTGCGAGATTCAAAATACTCTCAGAACTCAAAATTGATGAATCTCGTGTTCCTCAGGATGGGAGAATTAGTAAAACTATTGATAGTAAGCCACTTGACCTCAGAGTATCAACTCTTCCAACGGTCCATTGAGAAAAGATAGTAATGAGAATTGTTGACAAGTCTAAAAAGATTCCTGAACTTGGTCAATTATGAATTGAATGAAAGAACCTGAAACTCCTTATAAAGGCAATAGATCTTCCAAACTGAGTTATACTGACGAGTTGACCAACAGGTTCAGGTAAGTCCACAACGCTGTATTCAATTCTTACTATCTTAAACAAACCAGATATAAATATTATGACACTTGAGGATCCTGTAGAAAATCAAGTTGATGGTATCAGTCAAAGTCAGGTGAAACCTCAAATCGGGTATACCTTCGCAAATGGTCTGAGAACAGCCTTAAGACAAGACCCAGATATTATCATGGTATGAGAGATGCGAGACAAAGAAACCGTTGATATTGCCATTGAAGCTTCATTGACATGACATCTTGTATTGTCCACTATCCATACAAATAATGCTTCTGAGACTATTACACGTATACTCAATATGGGGGTACAGCCATTTCTTATACCAGCATCACTCAATATTGTTATTGCTCAAAGACTTATCAAAAAATTGTGTCCAGAATGTAAGCAGGAAATGAGTATTTCAGAAATAGACAAAATTACGCTGAAAAATATAAAAAATTCACTTTCTATTACTCCTAAAGATGAGTTACAGGCCAGAGTATCTGAAGAAACGCTCAAATCACCAAAATTCTTTAAAGCAGTTGGTTGTCCGGCTTGTGAAAATAATTGATATAAATGAAGAGTCTGAATCTATGAAATGCTTGAAATTACTCCATGAGTGAAGGATATGATTCTTAAATGAGAATCAGCATTTAATATAAATAGACAAGCTGTACTAGATGGGATGATTTCATTGGAACAAGATGGTATAATAAAAGCTCTGCAATGAGAAACTACTCTTGAAGAAGTCTATAAAGCATCTAAAACACAAAACGAAATTTAAATATAAAACACGAACATGGAAGATATTATCATTTTATGAGAAGAGGAAAATAAGGAATTTAATATAGATTCTCTTTCTTCACACAACAAAAAATCAAAAGATTCTATGACTTTCATGGATAATTTAAATGCGTTTGTTTCATCTTTCCAGAAAATTCATACAAAAGATAAAATTATCTTCTATCGACTTATGTCGACTATGTTGAATGCTGGTATGACGCTTATAAAGTGAATCTCAGTGCTCGAGAAACAAGAGAAAAATCCACTTTTTAAAAAGATGCTCTGAGAAATGATAATATGACTTCAGGAGTGAAAAAATCTTTCCGATTGTTTAGATGTATACCCATCTTCCTTTAGTGAAGCTGAAATCTGAGTTATTCGTTCAGGAGAAAAAACCTGAAAATTGAATGAGGTTATGACTTCGTTGGCTGATCAAGTAGAAAAAGTAGCTTCTATAACATGAAAATTAAAGGGAGCACTTATATATCCTGCAATGATTATGTTAGTAGTACTTTGAGTTATTGCTGTTATGATGATTGTGGTAGTTCCTAAGCTTCTTGAAATTTTTGAGGATAAATCAGCTCTTCCTCCATCAACACAATTATTAGTATTTCTTTCGGATTTCTTTGTATGATATTGGTATTTGTTGATACTTTTTTGTATTATTGTTTATTTCAGTATTACATTTTATAAAAAAAGCCCAAGTTGAAAATATAATTGGGATTCTTTTGTTCTACATGTACCTATTTTTTGAAGTATAGTAAAAAAAGTAACCCTTTCTAAGTTTTCCAGAGTATTTTCAGGTCTGATGTCATCTGGAGTTTCTGTCGTTGAGTCACTTAAAATAGTATCGGAAGCTGTATGAAATGAAGTTTATAGACAAAGAATATTACTACTTTTAGAAGATGTTCGTAAGGGGATGAAGATGTGGGAATCACTTGAATGAGACAAACTATTTCCTGATATAATGGTGCAAATGATTCAAGTAGGGGAACAATCAGCCAAATTAGATGTCACGATTATTAAGGTTGCTGACTTCTATGATG
This sequence is a window from Candidatus Gracilibacteria bacterium. Protein-coding genes within it:
- a CDS encoding type II/IV secretion system protein — encoded protein: MNYLESLEELKNLVYKGDNVQKICDLIIATGVLGNASDIHVEPLSSYVRLRYRIDGELREILEYQSFLHTGIIARFKILSELKIDESRVPQDGRISKTIDSKPLDLRVSTLPTVHGEKIVMRIVDKSKKIPELGQLGIEGKNLKLLIKAIDLPNGVILTSGPTGSGKSTTLYSILTILNKPDINIMTLEDPVENQVDGISQSQVKPQIGYTFANGLRTALRQDPDIIMVGEMRDKETVDIAIEASLTGHLVLSTIHTNNASETITRILNMGVQPFLIPASLNIVIAQRLIKKLCPECKQEMSISEIDKITLKNIKNSLSITPKDELQARVSEETLKSPKFFKAVGCPACENNGYKGRVGIYEMLEITPGVKDMILKGESAFNINRQAVLDGMISLEQDGIIKALQGETTLEEVYKASKTQNEI
- a CDS encoding type II secretion system F family protein; translated protein: MEDIIILGEEENKEFNIDSLSSHNKKSKDSMTFMDNLNAFVSSFQKIHTKDKIIFYRLMSTMLNAGMTLIKGISVLEKQEKNPLFKKMLGEMIIGLQEGKNLSDCLDVYPSSFSEAEIGVIRSGEKTGKLNEVMTSLADQVEKVASITGKLKGALIYPAMIMLVVLGVIAVMMIVVVPKLLEIFEDKSALPPSTQLLVFLSDFFVGYWYLLILFCIIVYFSITFYKKSPSGKYNWDSFVLHVPIFGSIVKKVTLSKFSRVFSGLMSSGVSVVESLKIVSEAVGNEVYRQRILLLLEDVRKGMKMWESLEGDKLFPDIMVQMIQVGEQSAKLDVTIIKVADFYDEQVDTMAATLNKLLEPFIIVFLAVVVGFIAIAIMQPIMNLADTVSQS
- a CDS encoding DEAD/DEAH box helicase translates to MFIVLDLETTGLLAKEDEIIEIACVKIDRKTFLEVDRFSSFVKSKKEIPEFISQITNIFSEDISNAPEFKDIIDDVQNFIEGYPIIGHNIQFDIGFLESHGVNVSKNPSIDTFFLANFLCSDEKSLNLGYLCEVLGIELQNAHRALDDTLATAELFRKLIAKLQSSSYEYGEYLYYFLDQCGESGIKILKDLYLQKPEFVLSSEEFVEKYIKDLSNNIHDIQDISMSKVNENLSDFLEKIPNFELRDSQKSMLDTVDKTLSNGKKSLIEAPTGIGKTFAYLLPALQYSLNFGEQVHVSTSTKALQDQIFYKDLAFLKTHFPHEFSYTKLKGKRNYLGVSSLLEFIDQQGILSSSHCSFLLKIVLWSIKSEFGELDELDFYGEEFSHISEIHAGNGFILSDSNPFKLQEFAHRARLRAKSANIIITNNHILFQDIASEGSLLGGVQNLIIDEAHVLEDVVTSSLKKTVNFQLIQKSFQKIEKKIQKYKISDLEIDEVKQKILYESAELFSFFEGEIFSKFSSGAQYKMLLLKQDFFDAHKDLSELAKKIIYSIQGLIKEIKSLDESISQKLSQEMQELLNIKDIFQTFFENRDMSEFIYYMSYDDTRGLQLHTTVLKPGNFLEEKLWSSLKSVILTSATLQLSEDFSYIQGVLSLDDFDTFVLPSDFDYHKQALVYIPQDLGSIKNNLPEIIDFLADFFRVVKGRTLMLCTAFFVIREIYTKYKIILERENINLLAQSISGSKYKQIDFFKKNPENSILLGTDTFWEGIDIPGDDLKYLLIHKIPFSVPSDPIFQARSQLYKDSFSEYAIPKSILKLKQGFGRLIRTKSDTGIIVFLDDRIYSTKWGEKYYQAFPKDIKIRYGSSQKLIDLLDKSK